A region from the Curtobacterium sp. MCBA15_012 genome encodes:
- the mgrA gene encoding L-glyceraldehyde 3-phosphate reductase encodes MAYTAADDRYDSMPYRRTGRSGLDLPLLSLGYWHNFGDDKPFETQRAISRRAFDLGITHHDLANNYGPPYGAAEVNFGRLMREDFRPYRDEMVISTKAGWDMWPGPYGQGGGSRKYVLASLDQSLERTGLDYVDVFYSHRLDASTPLEETMGALHTAVQQGKALYVGISSYDADRARQAAAILQDLGTPLLIHQPSYSMLNRWIETEGLLDAAGDLGFGVIGFTALAQGLLTGRYLDGVPEDSRAAAGKSLDAGSLTPEVVEHLRALNGIAEERGQSLAQLALAWALRDERVTSLVIGASRVEQLEQNVAALGNLSFTDDELARIDEHSVGVLDVDLWSGARSGQVS; translated from the coding sequence ATGGCCTACACCGCTGCGGACGACCGCTACGACTCGATGCCCTACCGCCGGACGGGCCGCTCCGGCCTCGACCTGCCGCTGCTCTCGCTGGGCTACTGGCACAACTTCGGCGACGACAAGCCGTTCGAGACGCAGCGGGCGATCAGCCGCCGCGCGTTCGACCTCGGCATCACGCACCACGACCTGGCGAACAACTACGGCCCGCCGTACGGTGCCGCCGAGGTCAACTTCGGCCGGCTCATGCGCGAGGACTTCCGGCCCTACCGCGACGAGATGGTCATCTCGACCAAGGCGGGCTGGGACATGTGGCCCGGGCCGTACGGGCAGGGCGGCGGGTCGCGCAAGTACGTCCTCGCCTCGCTCGACCAGTCGCTCGAGCGCACGGGCCTCGACTACGTCGACGTCTTCTACTCGCACCGTCTCGACGCGTCGACCCCGCTCGAGGAGACCATGGGCGCACTGCACACCGCGGTGCAGCAGGGCAAGGCGCTGTACGTGGGGATCTCGTCGTACGACGCCGACCGTGCGCGCCAGGCCGCCGCGATCCTGCAGGACCTCGGCACGCCGCTCCTCATCCACCAGCCCTCGTACTCGATGCTCAACCGCTGGATCGAGACCGAGGGGCTGCTCGACGCGGCCGGCGACCTCGGGTTCGGTGTCATCGGGTTCACCGCGCTCGCACAGGGCCTGTTGACCGGGCGCTACCTCGACGGCGTCCCGGAGGACTCCCGTGCCGCGGCGGGCAAGTCCCTCGACGCCGGCTCCCTGACCCCCGAGGTCGTCGAGCACCTGCGCGCGCTGAACGGCATCGCCGAGGAGCGCGGCCAGAGCCTGGCGCAGCTCGCCCTGGCGTGGGCGCTGCGCGACGAGCGGGTCACGTCGCTCGTGATCGGTGCCTCACGCGTCGAGCAGCTCGAGCAGAACGTCGCCGCGCTCGGGAACCTGTCGTTCACCGACGACGAGCTCGCGCGGATCGACGAGCACTCGGTCGGCGTCCTCGACGTCGACCTGTGGTCGGGCGCACGTTCCGGCCAGGTGAGCTGA
- a CDS encoding Gfo/Idh/MocA family protein, with the protein MSRVGIGIIGAGNISTQYLTNLTQFADVEVRFVADVLQDRAAAQAAEYGVAASGSVDELLARDDISIVINLTIPAAHAEVDQQIIDAGKHVWSEKPIATDHESAAAVLASAKAKGLRVATAPDTVLGAGIQTALRAIARGDIGEPLTATTLFHVPGPEAWHPNPDFLFATGAGPLFDMGPYYVTTLVHAFGAASRVQAVSSKSLDRRTIASGDRAGETFPVEVPTHHAALIEFAGGQSAQSTFSFQHALPRMGFVEINGTLGTISLPDPNTFEGSSQLWRYGQEEPETLEAVGSTWGRGTGVVEMARAIAEDRPERASGEVALHVLDVLLGIRDAAESGSAVTIESSVERVAPLPEDFDPAAAVLTAGVDA; encoded by the coding sequence GTGAGCCGCGTCGGGATCGGCATCATCGGTGCCGGCAACATCTCCACCCAGTACCTGACGAACCTCACGCAGTTCGCCGACGTCGAGGTCCGCTTCGTCGCCGACGTCCTGCAGGACCGCGCCGCCGCGCAGGCAGCCGAGTACGGGGTCGCGGCGTCCGGTTCGGTCGATGAGCTCCTCGCCCGCGACGACATCTCGATCGTCATCAACCTGACGATCCCCGCCGCACACGCCGAGGTCGACCAGCAGATCATCGACGCCGGCAAGCACGTCTGGAGCGAGAAGCCGATCGCGACCGACCACGAGTCGGCCGCCGCGGTGCTCGCGTCGGCGAAGGCGAAGGGCCTGCGCGTCGCGACGGCGCCGGACACCGTGCTCGGCGCGGGCATCCAGACCGCGCTCCGGGCCATCGCCCGCGGGGACATCGGCGAACCGCTCACCGCGACGACGCTGTTCCACGTGCCCGGGCCCGAGGCGTGGCACCCGAACCCGGACTTCCTGTTCGCCACCGGTGCCGGCCCGCTGTTCGACATGGGTCCGTACTACGTGACGACGCTCGTCCACGCGTTCGGTGCCGCCTCGCGCGTACAGGCCGTGTCGTCGAAGTCGCTCGACCGCCGCACCATCGCCTCGGGCGACCGCGCCGGCGAGACCTTCCCCGTCGAGGTCCCCACGCACCACGCCGCGCTCATCGAGTTCGCCGGCGGGCAGTCCGCCCAGTCGACGTTCTCGTTCCAGCACGCACTCCCCCGCATGGGCTTCGTCGAGATCAACGGCACGCTCGGCACCATCTCGCTGCCCGACCCGAACACGTTCGAGGGCTCGTCGCAGCTGTGGCGCTACGGCCAGGAGGAGCCCGAGACCCTCGAGGCCGTCGGGTCCACCTGGGGCCGCGGCACCGGCGTCGTCGAGATGGCCCGTGCCATCGCCGAGGACCGTCCGGAGCGCGCCTCGGGCGAGGTCGCGCTGCACGTCCTCGACGTGCTGCTCGGCATCCGCGACGCCGCCGAGTCCGGTTCGGCGGTGACGATCGAGTCGTCCGTCGAGCGCGTGGCCCCGCTGCCCGAGGACTTCGACCCCGCCGCCGCGGTGCTCACGGCGGGCGTCGACGCGTAG
- a CDS encoding MFS transporter codes for MQEHLGIEKLADATKAVAFGVLLYTIALLVSAAVSGWASDRLGRRKVFVGGSTALFAVGLVVLAHADTVTGFYVAEVVMGFAYGIYSAIDTALVVDVLPNADRPGKDLGVINIANALPQSLAPAISLFFLSVGSTHADNYELMCWAAGAVALVGALVVIPIKRVR; via the coding sequence ATGCAGGAGCACCTGGGGATCGAGAAGCTCGCGGACGCCACCAAGGCCGTCGCGTTCGGTGTCCTGCTCTACACGATCGCGCTGCTCGTCAGCGCGGCGGTCTCCGGCTGGGCGTCCGACCGCCTCGGCCGCCGCAAGGTGTTCGTCGGCGGCTCGACCGCGCTGTTCGCCGTCGGTCTCGTCGTGCTCGCCCACGCCGACACCGTGACGGGCTTCTACGTCGCCGAGGTGGTCATGGGCTTCGCCTACGGCATCTACTCGGCGATCGACACCGCCCTGGTCGTCGACGTGCTGCCGAACGCGGACCGGCCGGGCAAGGACCTCGGGGTGATCAACATCGCGAACGCGCTGCCGCAGTCGCTCGCCCCCGCCATCTCGCTGTTCTTCCTGTCCGTCGGCAGCACGCACGCCGACAACTACGAGCTCATGTGCTGGGCCGCCGGAGCGGTCGCCCTGGTGGGCGCCCTGGTGGTCATCCCCATCAAGCGGGTCCGGTAG
- a CDS encoding alpha/beta hydrolase: MGAVPLQAADPRVSPTTLDHHGRTIRGWQWEPADPASGASGAGASGAGASAADAPVVLLVHGFSDSATGGRQLFVQTARHLVARGAVVRSHDRLGQGVSDGEFADITIRDEVDQVVAMIRAADRGQGVHVVAHSLGAVESALAAARAPELVRTLTLWSPAGVVVDDITVDDVIQGQPLAPVRERGWFDFGGMVLGAAFIEDVRADLDVYGPVAGYTGPVDVVHGTEDTIVPVSYGRRYAELLPGATLTVVDGADHGWSSVPFRERLLEVLDARLGLA; the protein is encoded by the coding sequence ATGGGCGCCGTGCCGCTGCAGGCCGCCGACCCGCGGGTCTCGCCGACGACGCTCGACCACCACGGACGGACGATCCGCGGGTGGCAGTGGGAGCCGGCTGACCCTGCGTCCGGTGCGTCCGGTGCCGGCGCGTCCGGTGCCGGCGCGTCCGCTGCCGACGCGCCCGTCGTGCTGCTCGTGCACGGGTTCAGCGACAGCGCGACCGGTGGGCGACAGCTCTTCGTGCAGACCGCGCGGCACCTCGTCGCCCGCGGTGCCGTCGTCCGGAGCCACGACCGGCTCGGTCAGGGCGTGAGCGACGGCGAGTTCGCCGACATCACCATCCGCGACGAGGTCGACCAGGTCGTCGCGATGATCCGCGCGGCCGACCGGGGCCAGGGCGTGCACGTCGTCGCGCACAGCCTCGGCGCGGTCGAGTCGGCGCTGGCCGCGGCCCGCGCCCCCGAGCTGGTCCGGACGCTGACCCTGTGGTCGCCGGCCGGTGTGGTCGTGGACGACATCACGGTCGACGACGTCATCCAGGGACAGCCGCTCGCCCCGGTGCGGGAGCGTGGTTGGTTCGACTTCGGCGGCATGGTGCTCGGCGCCGCGTTCATCGAGGACGTCCGCGCCGACCTGGACGTCTACGGGCCGGTCGCCGGGTACACCGGTCCGGTCGACGTGGTGCACGGCACCGAGGACACGATCGTGCCGGTGTCGTACGGGCGCCGGTACGCCGAGCTCCTGCCGGGTGCGACGCTGACCGTCGTCGACGGCGCGGACCACGGCTGGTCGTCGGTGCCGTTCCGGGAGCGGTTGCTCGAGGTGCTCGACGCGAGGCTCGGGCTGGCCTGA
- a CDS encoding sugar phosphate isomerase/epimerase, producing MPTTSVQLYSLRDAIAEDLDKAIARVREIGYENVEPYAFVERAADLEKAFAATGLQAPSGHVAVIDAEDTAPIWDAAERLGIRTVIDPFIPTDRWQTADDVAKIAERVNVLTAEAAARGLQFGYHNHQWEFTNKVDGKTVYEHFVSQLSPETVLEVDTFWATVGGADAPAVLRSLGDRVVAIHVKDGKVDGDILTALPSSESALVVPEALQRAFENQTPAGQGDVDVAGILAAAPQAIRVVEFDAYSGDVFQGITESLAWLRANDTAGSAA from the coding sequence ATGCCCACCACCTCTGTGCAGCTGTACTCACTGCGCGACGCCATCGCCGAAGACCTCGACAAGGCGATCGCCCGCGTGCGGGAGATCGGCTACGAGAACGTCGAACCGTACGCGTTCGTCGAGCGTGCAGCCGACCTCGAGAAGGCCTTCGCGGCCACCGGCCTGCAGGCCCCGTCGGGTCACGTCGCCGTGATCGACGCCGAGGACACCGCGCCGATCTGGGACGCCGCCGAGCGCCTCGGCATCCGGACGGTCATCGACCCGTTCATCCCGACCGACCGCTGGCAGACCGCCGACGACGTCGCGAAGATCGCCGAGCGCGTCAACGTCCTGACCGCCGAGGCAGCCGCGCGCGGCCTGCAGTTCGGGTACCACAACCACCAGTGGGAGTTCACGAACAAGGTGGACGGCAAGACCGTCTACGAGCACTTCGTGTCGCAGCTCTCCCCCGAGACCGTCCTCGAGGTCGACACCTTCTGGGCGACCGTCGGCGGTGCGGACGCCCCGGCCGTGCTCCGCTCGCTCGGTGACCGCGTCGTCGCGATCCACGTCAAGGACGGCAAGGTCGACGGTGACATCCTCACCGCGCTGCCGTCGTCGGAGAGCGCCCTCGTCGTGCCCGAGGCCCTGCAGCGCGCCTTCGAGAACCAGACCCCGGCCGGCCAGGGCGACGTCGACGTGGCGGGGATCCTCGCCGCGGCACCGCAGGCCATCCGTGTCGTCGAGTTCGACGCCTACTCGGGCGACGTCTTCCAGGGCATCACCGAGTCCCTCGCGTGGCTCCGCGCCAACGACACCGCCGGGAGCGCCGCGTGA
- a CDS encoding ABC transporter ATP-binding protein encodes MTLRGVGHRFRDGRWLFRGVDARLERGVVHALVGPSGSGKSTLLGIIAGMVEPTCGHVERDDGIRVGWVFQNPHGVARRSVVDHVALPYLASGARRPEAELRAEALLHRFGLGSRVGARFRDLSGGEAQRLMLARAVASAPDVLLVDEPTAQLDRSTASQVDRAVRELAGNGFAVVVATHDPSTRASCDTVHELGQVG; translated from the coding sequence GTGACGCTCCGCGGCGTCGGCCACCGGTTCCGCGACGGTCGCTGGCTGTTCCGTGGTGTCGACGCACGCCTGGAACGCGGTGTCGTGCACGCGCTCGTCGGCCCGAGCGGGAGCGGCAAGTCGACGCTCCTCGGCATCATCGCGGGCATGGTCGAGCCCACGTGTGGCCACGTGGAGCGTGACGACGGCATCAGGGTCGGATGGGTGTTCCAGAACCCGCACGGCGTCGCGCGTCGCAGCGTGGTCGACCACGTGGCCCTTCCGTACCTGGCCAGCGGTGCGCGCCGTCCCGAAGCGGAACTCCGAGCGGAGGCGCTCCTGCACCGGTTCGGGTTGGGCAGTCGGGTGGGTGCCCGCTTCCGCGACCTGTCCGGTGGCGAAGCGCAACGACTCATGCTCGCCCGGGCGGTCGCCTCCGCTCCGGACGTGCTCCTGGTCGACGAGCCGACCGCGCAGCTCGACCGCTCGACGGCGTCGCAGGTCGACCGTGCCGTGCGAGAACTCGCCGGGAACGGGTTCGCCGTGGTCGTCGCGACGCACGACCCGTCGACGCGAGCATCGTGCGACACCGTCCACGAGCTCGGTCAGGTGGGCTGA
- a CDS encoding MFS transporter — protein sequence MSTPEPGGPALLNPEEGITQPVSTMRVGVGYQVALFLGQFGLFVALMAPVYVSMQIKAQALVGEDAATVIGSVLPIGAFGALLMNPLAGALSDRTRTRWGRRRPWLLGGVVVFLVALAWIASAPDVFNLTLAWLLAQVAANATLATLLASFADNVPQAQRGRSSSIIALAQNTAVLAGTYLSVFFVANLPVLFIAPGVLAVVLVVVYAVVARDDLPTYPLKKFTWRNLVSSFWTNPIKNPDFAFAWWSRFLIILATFMFTT from the coding sequence ATGAGCACACCCGAACCCGGCGGTCCGGCCCTGCTGAACCCGGAAGAGGGGATCACCCAACCGGTCAGCACCATGCGGGTGGGGGTGGGCTACCAGGTCGCGCTCTTCCTCGGACAGTTCGGCCTCTTCGTGGCGCTCATGGCCCCGGTCTACGTGAGCATGCAGATCAAGGCGCAGGCGCTCGTGGGCGAGGACGCCGCCACCGTGATCGGCTCCGTGCTGCCGATCGGCGCGTTCGGCGCACTGCTCATGAACCCCCTCGCCGGCGCGCTCTCGGACCGGACCCGCACGCGGTGGGGTCGGCGGCGTCCCTGGCTGCTCGGCGGCGTCGTGGTCTTCCTCGTCGCCCTGGCCTGGATCGCCTCCGCACCGGACGTGTTCAACCTGACGCTCGCGTGGCTGCTCGCGCAGGTCGCCGCCAACGCGACGCTCGCGACGCTCCTCGCGAGCTTCGCGGACAACGTCCCGCAGGCACAGCGCGGCCGGTCGTCGAGCATCATCGCGCTCGCGCAGAACACCGCCGTGCTCGCCGGCACCTACCTGTCGGTGTTCTTCGTCGCGAACCTGCCGGTGCTGTTCATCGCCCCCGGCGTCCTGGCCGTGGTGCTCGTCGTCGTGTACGCGGTGGTCGCCCGCGACGACCTGCCGACGTACCCGCTCAAGAAGTTCACGTGGCGCAACCTGGTGTCGTCGTTCTGGACGAACCCGATCAAGAACCCCGACTTCGCGTTCGCGTGGTGGTCGCGCTTCCTCATCATCCTCGCGACCTTCATGTTCACGACCTAA
- a CDS encoding MarR family winged helix-turn-helix transcriptional regulator, translating to MPLTVVRREHMHLYAREPRSRAAKAAVDALLRLQHVQEQQLEQARTESSLTKNEFLAVRYLLQAHRDGRAMGPKDLAVMLNVSNASVTKIVDGLVAKGDIVRSPHPTDRRAQVLEPTVQAAEKIDSSYARFHEAVVGVMDHLSTEDNAVLARCLDQVTEALVGGAPTPVDEYTVDPEGASEPIDS from the coding sequence ATGCCGCTGACCGTCGTCCGCCGAGAGCACATGCACCTGTACGCCCGGGAGCCCCGGTCCCGAGCCGCGAAGGCCGCCGTGGACGCCCTCCTCCGACTGCAGCACGTCCAGGAGCAGCAGCTCGAGCAGGCCAGGACCGAGAGCAGCCTGACGAAGAACGAGTTCCTCGCCGTGCGGTACCTGCTCCAGGCGCACCGGGACGGGCGGGCGATGGGGCCGAAGGACCTCGCCGTCATGCTCAACGTGTCGAACGCCTCGGTGACGAAGATCGTCGACGGCCTCGTCGCGAAGGGCGACATCGTGCGGTCGCCGCACCCGACCGACCGACGCGCGCAGGTGCTCGAGCCGACCGTGCAGGCGGCCGAGAAGATCGACTCGTCGTACGCCCGCTTCCACGAGGCCGTGGTCGGGGTGATGGACCACCTGTCCACCGAGGACAACGCCGTGCTCGCGCGGTGCCTCGACCAGGTCACCGAGGCGCTCGTCGGCGGTGCGCCCACGCCCGTCGACGAGTACACGGTCGACCCGGAGGGGGCGTCGGAGCCGATCGACTCCTGA
- a CDS encoding MOSC domain-containing protein: MTGDQHDQPHVVAVSRDDEHRFSKPVVDEVRLVAGWGVDGDAHAGTTVQHRSRVARDPSQPNLRQVHLVHAELFDELAPTGHHVEPGELGENVTTRGVDLLALPVGTVLRLGADASVQVTGLRNPCQQINDHDPGLLKQVLGRAEDGSVERRGGVMGVVLTGGVVRAGDRITVELPVGERQPLQPV; this comes from the coding sequence GTGACCGGGGACCAGCACGACCAGCCGCACGTCGTCGCGGTGAGCAGGGACGACGAACACCGCTTCAGCAAGCCCGTGGTGGACGAGGTGCGCCTCGTCGCCGGGTGGGGCGTCGACGGGGACGCCCACGCCGGCACCACCGTGCAGCACCGCTCCCGGGTCGCGCGGGACCCGTCGCAGCCGAACCTGCGGCAGGTGCACCTCGTGCACGCCGAGCTCTTCGACGAGCTCGCGCCGACCGGGCACCACGTCGAGCCCGGCGAACTCGGCGAGAACGTCACGACCCGGGGCGTCGACCTCCTGGCCCTGCCGGTCGGCACGGTCCTGCGGCTCGGCGCCGACGCCAGCGTGCAGGTCACGGGACTGCGCAACCCGTGTCAGCAGATCAACGACCACGACCCGGGACTGCTCAAGCAGGTGCTCGGGCGCGCCGAGGACGGCAGCGTCGAGCGCAGGGGCGGCGTGATGGGCGTCGTCCTGACCGGTGGGGTCGTCCGGGCCGGCGACCGGATCACGGTCGAGCTGCCCGTCGGCGAACGGCAGCCGCTCCAGCCGGTCTGA
- a CDS encoding response regulator transcription factor, which produces MLVVEDQPLLRSALVMMLRSEPDIAVVGDAHDGASAIERSDRLRPDVVLMDIRMPGIDGVEATASLTALEDGPSVILLTSYETEENIVRGLEAGASGFLAKEADRDEIVRAVRQVHAGGAVASPAATRLLLSRMRETKALRVGDDMPFPEVSPRAREVALLVADGLSNAEIARALWISEATVKTHLAAILRAYGLRTRVQIAVLAHRAGWMSGATSR; this is translated from the coding sequence GTGCTCGTCGTCGAGGACCAACCCCTGCTCCGCTCGGCGTTGGTGATGATGCTGCGCTCCGAACCTGACATCGCCGTCGTCGGTGATGCCCACGACGGCGCTTCGGCGATCGAACGGAGCGATCGACTCCGACCCGACGTGGTCCTGATGGACATTCGGATGCCCGGGATCGACGGCGTCGAGGCTACGGCCTCCCTCACCGCGCTCGAGGACGGGCCGAGCGTGATCCTGCTGACCTCCTACGAGACCGAGGAGAACATCGTGCGCGGTCTCGAGGCCGGAGCGAGCGGCTTCCTCGCGAAGGAGGCGGACCGCGACGAGATAGTCCGCGCGGTCCGGCAGGTGCACGCCGGCGGAGCCGTGGCGTCTCCGGCCGCCACGCGACTGCTGTTGTCCCGGATGCGAGAGACGAAAGCACTGCGCGTCGGCGACGACATGCCCTTCCCTGAGGTGTCCCCGCGGGCCCGGGAAGTGGCGCTCCTCGTCGCCGACGGCCTGAGCAACGCGGAGATCGCTCGGGCGCTGTGGATATCGGAGGCGACCGTCAAGACGCACCTGGCCGCGATCCTCCGTGCGTACGGACTTCGGACCCGCGTGCAGATCGCGGTGCTCGCCCATCGGGCTGGGTGGATGAGCGGTGCCACTTCGCGGTGA
- a CDS encoding peptidoglycan-binding protein gives MSTHWSTGVLALVAAGAFGASAALLGAALDEPEALRSARPVDAVPVEERSDDDARLLRLSLVAGGPRTVAAPRSGVLTSLSCASGEPVRSGSVIATVDGEVVIALATDEPLWRDLEVGTEGSDVRGFQRSLSALGFPVADDGRVGPRTVRAAQRLLRSAGSGLRLTAGVPLDRFAWIPADAVPARACDGTVGTPTERGAPLVSLPVDLVGATVAPPAGATPGAREVRVGQVTAPVDPDGVVRDRAALAAIASTPEYASATVEDGTASIPADWRLHEPETVLVVPPAALYDLRDDQACVQVPRRREAVLVAVVGSELGQSYVRAPSGGFSSVLLHPDAGRRCR, from the coding sequence GTGTCGACGCACTGGTCCACCGGTGTGCTCGCCCTCGTGGCGGCCGGAGCGTTCGGGGCGTCGGCCGCGCTGCTGGGTGCCGCGTTGGACGAACCAGAGGCGCTTCGGTCCGCGCGTCCCGTCGATGCGGTGCCGGTCGAGGAACGCAGCGACGACGACGCTCGTCTCCTCCGACTCTCACTCGTCGCAGGCGGGCCACGAACGGTCGCGGCGCCTCGGTCCGGCGTGCTCACGAGCCTCTCGTGCGCCTCCGGAGAGCCCGTGCGCTCCGGGTCGGTCATCGCGACCGTGGACGGCGAGGTGGTCATCGCGCTGGCGACTGACGAGCCCCTGTGGCGCGACCTCGAGGTCGGTACGGAGGGTTCGGACGTCCGGGGCTTCCAACGGTCGCTGAGCGCGCTCGGTTTCCCCGTCGCCGACGACGGGAGGGTCGGGCCTCGGACGGTCCGTGCAGCACAACGCCTGCTCCGGTCAGCGGGCTCTGGTCTCCGGCTCACCGCCGGGGTCCCGCTCGACCGGTTCGCGTGGATCCCGGCGGATGCCGTCCCTGCCAGGGCGTGCGACGGGACGGTCGGCACTCCGACCGAGCGGGGAGCGCCTCTGGTGTCACTACCGGTCGACCTGGTCGGGGCCACGGTCGCGCCGCCGGCAGGTGCAACGCCGGGTGCACGCGAGGTGCGCGTCGGTCAGGTGACCGCGCCAGTCGATCCGGATGGGGTCGTCCGCGACCGCGCTGCGCTCGCTGCGATCGCGTCGACACCCGAGTACGCCTCCGCCACGGTCGAGGACGGGACTGCGAGCATCCCTGCCGACTGGCGTCTCCACGAGCCGGAGACCGTCCTCGTCGTACCACCCGCGGCGCTCTACGACCTCCGCGACGACCAGGCGTGTGTGCAGGTTCCTCGCCGCCGTGAGGCGGTGCTGGTCGCCGTCGTGGGATCCGAGCTCGGTCAGTCGTACGTGCGGGCACCGAGCGGGGGATTCTCCTCGGTCTTGCTGCACCCTGACGCGGGTCGACGGTGCCGGTGA
- a CDS encoding sensor histidine kinase, which translates to MGTFVVVMAYSFGWGPDGEPRIAYVGWEWALPISAVLALGFLRRAAPWATLVVVLALEFESRRTAIAAEPFTAALALFSLADLRGRRQALFALAGSVAVLVASVPFAGRTRSGFALCLIAYGLATWLGLRARGQRERLIELEALKTFERDRREELRLAEQARAAAEHRARIAAEVHDALTNSACLAARLSDAAGVAVDLGDLEGARRAIEQTGKSSRAALQDIRHLLRTIRGEETSAPSMSLNARDLLEGLVRSGITVRSEIDGGLLDPGVERTVLRVLREAISNILKHAEPSLVSVVLGREGDDIVLRIKNDGIVDGPDDRRPSSGSALGLASMQTLVEEHGGTFHAGLDDEREVWALDITIPHRNGEPDRVVHQRARRRGPTPAPLGVGDDAALRT; encoded by the coding sequence GTGGGCACCTTCGTCGTGGTGATGGCCTACTCCTTCGGATGGGGGCCGGACGGTGAACCTCGGATCGCCTACGTCGGCTGGGAGTGGGCTCTCCCGATCTCTGCGGTGCTCGCGCTCGGATTCCTGCGCCGAGCAGCGCCGTGGGCGACCCTGGTCGTCGTCCTCGCACTCGAGTTCGAGAGTCGGCGCACCGCCATCGCCGCCGAACCCTTCACCGCCGCGTTGGCGCTCTTCTCGCTGGCCGACCTCCGCGGTCGGCGGCAGGCGCTGTTCGCGCTCGCGGGGAGTGTTGCCGTGCTGGTGGCGTCCGTCCCCTTCGCCGGACGGACGCGGAGCGGTTTCGCGCTGTGCCTGATCGCGTACGGGCTCGCTACCTGGCTCGGCCTCAGGGCTCGTGGGCAGCGCGAGCGGTTGATCGAACTCGAGGCGCTCAAGACCTTCGAGCGTGATCGCCGCGAGGAGCTTCGGCTGGCAGAGCAGGCACGCGCAGCCGCCGAACACCGGGCCCGGATCGCTGCTGAGGTGCACGACGCACTGACGAACTCGGCGTGCTTGGCCGCTCGACTGTCGGACGCTGCTGGGGTCGCCGTCGACCTGGGCGACCTCGAAGGGGCTCGGCGCGCGATCGAGCAGACCGGGAAGTCCAGTCGTGCGGCACTGCAGGACATCCGGCACCTGCTCCGGACGATCCGAGGCGAAGAGACGTCCGCGCCGTCGATGTCGCTCAATGCTCGGGATCTCCTCGAGGGACTCGTGCGGTCGGGCATCACAGTCCGGTCCGAGATCGACGGCGGTCTGCTCGACCCAGGAGTCGAGCGGACCGTGCTCCGAGTCCTCCGTGAGGCAATCTCGAACATCTTGAAGCACGCCGAGCCCTCGTTGGTGTCCGTCGTACTCGGTCGAGAGGGCGACGACATCGTGCTCCGGATCAAGAACGACGGCATCGTCGACGGTCCCGACGATCGCAGACCCAGCTCGGGTTCGGCTCTCGGCCTGGCGAGCATGCAGACCCTGGTCGAGGAGCATGGAGGAACCTTCCACGCCGGTCTCGACGACGAGCGAGAGGTGTGGGCGCTCGACATCACCATCCCGCACCGGAACGGAGAACCGGATCGTGTCGTCCATCAGCGTGCTCGTCGTCGAGGACCAACCCCTGCTCCGCTCGGCGTTGGTGATGATGCTGCGCTCCGAACCTGA
- a CDS encoding TetR/AcrR family transcriptional regulator yields the protein MTNVVDDDATPPRRGGYRKGAERRAQILDEMIRMVAAQGVDASSLRSVADSLGITHAALRHYFPSRDELLLAVYREHEVREQGAPDRMKSAIGDMRESATRNRAVPGLVQLYTTLAADAVQEGHPTTRDFMRERFTRLRADLAELITADQAAERIRADLDPADLASLCIAASDGLQVQWLLDPDAVDGERVLRLLESLVPPTA from the coding sequence ATGACGAACGTGGTCGACGACGACGCGACCCCACCCCGGCGCGGTGGGTACCGCAAGGGTGCCGAACGCCGGGCGCAGATCCTCGACGAGATGATCCGCATGGTCGCCGCACAGGGGGTCGACGCGTCGTCGCTCCGGTCGGTCGCCGACTCGCTCGGCATCACGCACGCGGCGCTCCGGCACTACTTCCCGAGCCGCGACGAACTGCTGCTCGCCGTGTACCGCGAGCACGAGGTGCGTGAGCAGGGTGCACCGGACCGGATGAAGTCGGCGATCGGGGACATGCGGGAGAGCGCGACGCGCAACCGTGCGGTCCCCGGGCTCGTGCAGCTCTACACGACGCTCGCCGCCGACGCCGTGCAGGAGGGCCACCCGACCACGCGGGACTTCATGCGCGAGCGGTTCACGCGCCTGCGGGCCGACCTCGCCGAGCTCATCACCGCCGACCAGGCCGCCGAGCGCATCCGCGCGGACCTCGACCCGGCCGACCTGGCGAGCCTGTGCATCGCGGCGTCCGACGGTCTGCAGGTGCAGTGGCTGCTCGACCCCGACGCAGTGGACGGCGAGCGGGTCCTGCGGCTGCTCGAGTCGCTCGTCCCGCCGACGGCTTGA